AAAATTTGCAAACTGTAGTTGTGTGCCAAAAAGGACGTGAGGTTCCATACAAAAGATTTTCCAGACTTGCAGATGAGATCATAATTCTAAATAAATTCAAGGAGATGCTATCTCCAAAAATTCAAGATCGTCTGCGTGCTTCAAACACCGTAATTGTACCACACAGAGCACTTACTGCTTATCTTGGATATCATAATGTTGAAAATAATTTCAAAGTACCAATATTTGGAAATAGATCATTGTTTCAAGCAGAAGAACGTTCACACCCAAAGAATCAATACTATCTGCTTGAAAAAGCCAAGATAAAACATCCCAAACTTTTCAAAAACCCAAAGGACATAGACAGACCTGTTATTGTTAAGGTACAGGAGAAATCTCGTAAACTGGAGAGAGCTTTCTTTAATGTTTCATCGTATTCGGAATACAAAGACAAGGCAGAAATCAAGATTGGACGCGGACTTGTTTCAAGGGATGCGTTAAAAAGTGCAAGCATTGAGGAACATGTGATAGGGACATATTTTAATTTCAATTACTTTTACACGCCAATCTCAGATGAAGTTGACTTTCTAGGCATAGAGAGAAGATTGCAGACAAACATACATGATTTTACTTCTCTTCCTGCTAGACAACAACTTGAAACAAACATAGAACTACAAAATATAGAAGTGGGTCACACTCCCGCAAGCATAAGAGAATCACTTTTGGAAAAAGTTTTGGCTGCAGGTGATAAATTTGTCAATGCCGTCAAAAAGGAATATGCACCTGGAATCATAGGTCCATTTTCATTGCAAAGTGTAATCACACGAGATTTGGAAATTGTAGTGTATGATGTGTCACTTCGAGTTCCTGGAAATCCAATTCTTGCCACAACTAGTCCATACACAAAATACAAGTACGGAACTACATTTGGAGTTGGAAGAAGAATTGCAATGGAGCTCAAACGAGCTCAACAAGAAGGAAGATTAGACGAAATAATTACCTAGGCTTCCGTCTTTTCTTTTAGAAGATTTTTTCTTACTAGTATTGGGATATTATAAAATGATGCAAGCGCTATTGCGTCAGAAGCACGATAGTTTCTCATAACAAATTCATTTTTTCCAGTAAAGTACAAGTTTGCACGCAATACGTTTCCACTTTCATAGACTTTAATTCTAACCAAGAGCAATTCGTTTAATTCAGAAATTTCTTCAATCATGTTGTAAATTGTCGGTATTGAATCCCTTTGCCCTTCAACAAAATTGGTTATGTGTCTAGCTACTTCACCCGAAAAGGCTCTCATGTGAAACTCCTTTCCGTCGTCTGATCTTAGAATCAGTAGACCCTCTACGCCATAGGGATCAACAAACCCTACATACGTTATTTTCGTGTCGACATAATCGGAGTCTTGAATCTCATTGATCTTCACGATTAATTTCTATCACTCAATCATTGCAGATAAATCCTTTGGAAAAAACAGATACAATTTAATGTCAGCAAGGGTCGCATCGAAATATTGGAAAAACAGGCCATATTGCATCGCTCTTATCGCACTTTGATAATTGTAGGTCTTGTAGCAATAGCTGTTTCGTTTTTAGTTTATGCAAGAAATGATGCAATCTCAGTCACACCTGCGGCAATGCCCTCACTAGAAAGACTTGCCATAGCTACATATGTTATTCTTTTCATGTCATTTGGCGCAATAGGTTGGGGATTGTACAGATTCTACAAGATCAAAATAGCAGATAGTAACAACTCTATCTCTTCAATTATTGCAAATACCATAAATAATAAACGAGCAAAGCAAATCTTTGTTGCAAGTGCAATAGGCTATGGAATTTTTTTTGCATTTGCTTCTGGAATAATATTATACAAACCAGAACTAAACGCTACCGATTATGGATTTCCAGTTCCACATGCTGAGATTGCATCATGCTGTGATCTTCCAGGATACATGCCAATGATTCTAGCCTTTTTTACAGAACATGTTGGTTTACAGATAATTCCTTTGAATTTTGTTTTGCTAATAGTGGTTTCTTTTCTCGTAGGTCTGAATTTTACCATATCTTCAAAAACATTTACCATGTCAAGAAAAGGAAAAAGTCTTGGAACTTTTGGTGCCATAACTGGACTCTTTGTAGGGTGTCCAACATGCGCAGGTACCGCATTTACAATGCTTTTTGGTCTAGGGGCCGGGGCTACTGGGGTCACATTATTTTTGACAAGCTATGAGGCACAACTCCAAACTATTTTTATTTCCATATCAATTCCAATATTGCTTCTCACTCCTTTTATCATGGCAAGAAACATCAGAAAAGCCAGTTTAGGTAATTGTGCAATAGATTCTAAACAGTGATCTTTGTAACTTGAGGAGTCTTCCAGTCTCCAATGTTATAACCATCACGCCTGAGATATTTTAGAGTAAGCTTGTAGACTAGCTCATCGTGATCAACAGTTTCCAAAATTTCGGTCCATAAAACAACTCCTGTTTTGTTAATTTTTTTTGCAATCTGTGAAGAAACTGTTTCAGCAATCTGCTTGCACTGATCAAAAGTCTTTCCATTTTTGTATGCACGTGTTCTTGTGTCACAGCTGTCCATGTCATTGTTTATACATGGTTCAATAAAAAACATCTTTTACGTATAGAATAATAATTAGAGACAATACAAATTATTAGTTTAGATAATATGATTTCAATAAATCCGCTACAAGTTTTTTTATGGGCATTCAGACGCAGAGAGCGTGATGTTGTGAATCTTTACAATTCATTATCTCCGCTAATGCAACTTGCTACCGATAACAATATGCTTAATTTTGGGTATTGGAAAAACAATCCAGCAGATCCACTTGGAGCACAAAATGAACTGTGTAAACTAATTGGTGAGATTTCAGATTTGGCTTCTGCAAGTATTGTCATAGATGTAGGAAGTGGTTTTTCTGCACCCGCAACATATTGGAAATCACAATATGGAAATATCAACATCACATGCATAAACACCAATTTTCAACAATTAGTGTTATCAACAAAATTAATTGGTAACAATATTTCAGATATGAAAGAGAACTCTTATGCTCTTTTACAGACAAACGATATTAGATTTGTAAATGCAACTTCTACCTCCTTGCCTATTTCTAACAGTTATGCAGATAGAGTAATTGCCTTAGAGTCTGCACAGCATTTTAGGCCACTAAGTCAATTTATCAGAGAATCTAGAAAAATTCTAAAAAATAATGGCATACTAATAATTGCAATACCAGTTACTAAAGTTCCATCAAAACTAGCATCATTTATGAAACTTGGGATTCTTTCACTAACATGGGCATCTGAACACTACAGTTTGGATCATGTCAAAACCACAATAATTAACGAGGGGTTTCATATAGACGAAATTCAATCAATTGGTCATTACGTGTATGAACCCTTGGCTGATTATTATATAAAAAATAGAAAATATCTTAGAGAAAGAATTTTGAAGAAATATTCTCCATATCTTGAAAATATTCTCTACAAATCATTATTAAAAATGAAACAAGTATCCCAAAATGGAATCATTGATTATGTATTGATAAAATGTAGACCAAACTCCATCAATCAGGAATAGATTTGATAGAATGCCTTGTAAGTGTGATAAAATACTCACGAACGTATAAGGACTCGGGATAGTTCCACAATACTATGAATGACAAGACAATCTACATGTTATTGGCAATATCCATGCTTCTTATTCCAACATATATCTACCAAAATTCAGAGGCAACATCAAAGGGAGTGAGTATCTTTACAATTAGAGGGTATGAGAATCTAAAAATTCAAAATGGTTTAACAATACAAGGCAATAACTATACTTTGACTGGGCCAATAAACAATGTTAAAACAATTACAGTTACCACATTTGAACAAGTGAACATAAAACTACACATGTGGGACAAGTTGGGTGCTAATCAAAAAAAACACGTTACGTTATACATGAATCTAAATGGGGCATCAAGAGAAATCAAAGATAGCGACACGTACATCATATTTGATTCTGATAAACCACTACAAATTGTTGATCCACACAAGTATTTTGTAGAAACAACCATTTCCACATCAAACAATGGCAATTATATCACTCTAAATTATGACATTGTTTTTGTAAAATCAATGCAAAAATCTGATCTTATAATAAGTGCGTGGGATCAAAGCAAATATGTTGAAAACACCAAAGTGGTAAATGCCCTTCAAGTAAGATAGTCATGCCATTGATTTTTTCAGTTTAATTTGTTTATTATATAAAAAGCATGCACTCATAAAAGAATAAAAATTAATATTTTCAATAATACAGGTGTTAAAGATGGGTCTTTTTAAGAAAAAAGAAGTTGTTGAAACAAAATGTAAAGAATGTGGTTTGGAGTTAAACGATTCTGAGAGATTAGAAAGGCATATGAAAAAAGCTCATCGCCATCCTTCCCAAAAAAACTTTGATGAACCAAGCAGTGGTGGAGGAATGTGGTAAAAATAATTGGTCACCCTCGAGATATTAAATAATCTGATAGAATTTATAATTTCAACAATTTCTGGTTCTGGATATATTGGTATATTTCTGCTTATGATTGCAGAAAGTGCGTTAATACCAATTCCAAGTGAGGTTGTCATGCCATTTTCTGGGTATCTTGTTGTCTCTGGCAAGTTCAATGTAGCAGGTGTAATCATTGCAGGCTCTATAGGAAATCTAATTGGTTCACTTATTGCATACTACATAGGTCTTAGACTAGGAAGAGAATTTATTTTGAGATATGGAAAATATGTTTTACTTCGAAAAAGCCATCTTGAACTTACAGAATCATATTTCAAAAAATATGGAGATAGATCAACTTTCATAAGCAGGATGTTACCAGCTGTTCGAACTTACATTTCATTGCCAGCAGGAGTAGCAAAGATGAACCTCAAGAAGTTCATCATATACACTCTGATTGGCTCTATAATTTGGAATTCAGCTTTAACATACATAGGAATGCAACTTGGCCAGGAATGGAAAAATATTCTACACTATTCAAATTACTTTGATGGAATTGTAATAATTGGTGTAATAATTACCATTGTGATCTTTTTGCGAAGTAGAAGAAATAAACCTACGGACACATCTTGAATTAACGTTCCTTTAATCGCTTTAGTTCTTCCAGAATAATTTTCAAAACTTTATCATTATCAAGCAACACATATGGAATTTCATTTTCTTTGCAGCCATTACCAACTTCGGTATCTTCTGTTACCACAATCATACCATTTGTTTCTGCATATTTTATAATAGAATAATCACTTTGTAATTTCTTTCCTTCTGCAATTAATTTTTTAACACTATATGCTTCATAACCAAATTCTTTTAATTTGATATCAAATCCATCATACATTGCATCTACAAGTATTTTCATTTCTTTATACCATAGATTTGAAAATTACTATTTGTACGCTTTGTTTGTATGATCAATCCTAGAAGAATAAAGAAATTAAAAAGAGCAGAAATATAGTTTTAGAGAATGAATTTTTATAATTGAGTTGAACGTGTAAAATCATCATAATACTATTGATGATATATAGCTAAATGAAAGTTACAAAAACTCTCATATCGTTCACAAATAAGTGTATATAAGTGAGATTTTTTCTATTGCCACATGATAAAAGCTCTAAGTGTAGCAGGTTTACAAACAGATGGTACTCCTTTTAAAAAACCAAGCATTCAGCTTGAAGAAGCAATCAGAGAAATATCACATGGTCATTTAACGTGGATTGAATGTGTCGTAGATAGTATTGTTAGCGATACTCCTACTGTTCTTCAAAACCTTGGCATTACAATGGATCCTTCAGTTCTTCTTTCAGGATATGTTTCAAGCTATGAAGACAAAGAAGATACACTTGGTTTGATGCTTCCGTTTGTCATAACTAGTGCAAATAAAACCCAAACATCGCCTCTCTTGATCTTTTTAAAAAAAGATCTTGTTGTTACAATCCATGACGATTATGGAGGAAAGATAACAAGACTATACAACTATTCAGGAACATTATTAAGAAAACTTCCAAAGGAGCCGGAGCAATGGGCGGATAGACAGACAATACTTTTAGCAAGAATAATTGATGAGCTAAGTGAAACAAATTTTTCTATTTTGCGTTTAATAGTAGAAAGG
This genomic stretch from Nitrosopumilaceae archaeon harbors:
- a CDS encoding formate--phosphoribosylaminoimidazolecarboxamide ligase family protein gives rise to the protein MIKRSDIQKIVNEYSDLTIGTLGSHSALEIMDGAKDENLQTVVVCQKGREVPYKRFSRLADEIIILNKFKEMLSPKIQDRLRASNTVIVPHRALTAYLGYHNVENNFKVPIFGNRSLFQAEERSHPKNQYYLLEKAKIKHPKLFKNPKDIDRPVIVKVQEKSRKLERAFFNVSSYSEYKDKAEIKIGRGLVSRDALKSASIEEHVIGTYFNFNYFYTPISDEVDFLGIERRLQTNIHDFTSLPARQQLETNIELQNIEVGHTPASIRESLLEKVLAAGDKFVNAVKKEYAPGIIGPFSLQSVITRDLEIVVYDVSLRVPGNPILATTSPYTKYKYGTTFGVGRRIAMELKRAQQEGRLDEIIT
- a CDS encoding bifunctional nuclease domain-containing protein, translated to MKINEIQDSDYVDTKITYVGFVDPYGVEGLLILRSDDGKEFHMRAFSGEVARHITNFVEGQRDSIPTIYNMIEEISELNELLLVRIKVYESGNVLRANLYFTGKNEFVMRNYRASDAIALASFYNIPILVRKNLLKEKTEA
- a CDS encoding methyltransferase domain-containing protein; this translates as MNLYNSLSPLMQLATDNNMLNFGYWKNNPADPLGAQNELCKLIGEISDLASASIVIDVGSGFSAPATYWKSQYGNINITCINTNFQQLVLSTKLIGNNISDMKENSYALLQTNDIRFVNATSTSLPISNSYADRVIALESAQHFRPLSQFIRESRKILKNNGILIIAIPVTKVPSKLASFMKLGILSLTWASEHYSLDHVKTTIINEGFHIDEIQSIGHYVYEPLADYYIKNRKYLRERILKKYSPYLENILYKSLLKMKQVSQNGIIDYVLIKCRPNSINQE
- a CDS encoding DedA family protein — protein: MVTLEILNNLIEFIISTISGSGYIGIFLLMIAESALIPIPSEVVMPFSGYLVVSGKFNVAGVIIAGSIGNLIGSLIAYYIGLRLGREFILRYGKYVLLRKSHLELTESYFKKYGDRSTFISRMLPAVRTYISLPAGVAKMNLKKFIIYTLIGSIIWNSALTYIGMQLGQEWKNILHYSNYFDGIVIIGVIITIVIFLRSRRNKPTDTS
- a CDS encoding DUF5615 family PIN-like protein — translated: MKILVDAMYDGFDIKLKEFGYEAYSVKKLIAEGKKLQSDYSIIKYAETNGMIVVTEDTEVGNGCKENEIPYVLLDNDKVLKIILEELKRLKER